A single window of Nitrospiria bacterium DNA harbors:
- a CDS encoding fibronectin type III domain-containing protein: METKTFLSGIFLIISIGLPWWGCDEKKDKNINCLNGVILSWNPNTEPDLGGYKIYYGTKSRKYETPIDVGNSTVYTLSGLEKGIKYYFAVTAYDLSGNESGFSEERSKIIQLGGESNEKHN, encoded by the coding sequence ATGGAAACAAAAACTTTTCTGTCTGGAATATTTTTGATAATTTCCATAGGTCTACCATGGTGGGGGTGTGATGAGAAAAAAGACAAAAATATAAATTGTTTAAATGGTGTAATATTGTCTTGGAATCCCAATACGGAACCCGATTTAGGGGGATATAAAATTTACTATGGAACAAAATCTCGAAAATATGAAACGCCAATTGATGTGGGAAACTCAACGGTTTATACACTTAGCGGATTGGAAAAAGGTATAAAATATTATTTTGCAGTAACAGCTTACGACTTATCCGGGAACGAGAGCGGGTTTTCGGAGGAGAGATCAAAAATAATACAACTAGGAGGAGAATCAAATGAAAAACATAATTAA
- a CDS encoding choice-of-anchor Q domain-containing protein, with protein MKNIIKGKNKRGKFNFTALKLFFSLIGFLLLIPSLSFAAPVIFYTDITSGPNTGGENNNGIYLSIFGKGFGTVKGTSTVKINGTEVATYKQWGAQSRVFDSHGIRVITVQPGANVSGGPIVVTVNGEVSNNDHTFTVRSGDIFFTDWNNGNDANDGSFGNPKKSAQAVFDDRANFGPGDTIILMGGNYEQKQDGRDYFMIFEDYPIGSENNPTTVMGYPGQDVFIDMRTANPSGGYALFGAYTVSSQNEGLVLSNFRGDSGGDSALIMRETAYVRLVNAEIEGMSKTGSGTGMISSHGDYWKIFGNEIHNSGENKFYHAIYWSDQGHDNEIAWNYVHNIRGGRGLQTYDAGPGPFYNYTIHDNIWHDIDRDAMGFGGPSTTGFKIYNNIIYRTGLGTAPYGGGDGGNGGSSGIRFGTSGTVAEVYNNTLFDNHSFSGAFFLESFSSLTIKNNVIFANTCNRNDSSGKDPADPAGCTDSNGQYFYNDFGKDTSKITASNNVWYSSIQPPRQAAPSWDTNPIILNPQFVDPTQPARNFHLQPSSPVINVGAPTSITRDFDGTIRPQGNAFDIGAYEFCASNCPVVDTIPPGIPTGFNVTVK; from the coding sequence ATGAAAAACATAATTAAAGGAAAAAATAAGCGAGGGAAATTTAATTTTACCGCTCTCAAACTTTTCTTCTCTCTAATAGGATTTCTACTTCTGATTCCAAGTTTATCCTTTGCTGCCCCCGTTATTTTTTATACCGATATCACCAGTGGCCCTAATACGGGAGGAGAGAACAATAACGGGATCTATCTGTCCATTTTTGGAAAGGGTTTCGGAACAGTTAAGGGAACATCAACCGTTAAAATTAATGGAACCGAGGTTGCGACATACAAGCAATGGGGAGCACAATCACGCGTCTTTGATTCTCACGGGATCCGAGTTATCACCGTCCAACCGGGTGCTAATGTAAGTGGAGGGCCAATTGTTGTAACGGTCAATGGTGAAGTTTCAAATAACGATCACACTTTTACTGTTCGATCTGGGGATATTTTCTTCACTGACTGGAATAACGGGAACGACGCAAACGATGGGAGTTTTGGAAATCCGAAAAAATCCGCACAAGCGGTGTTTGATGATAGAGCCAATTTCGGACCTGGAGATACAATTATTTTGATGGGTGGAAATTATGAACAGAAACAAGATGGCCGTGATTATTTTATGATATTTGAGGATTATCCAATAGGTTCTGAAAACAACCCGACGACGGTCATGGGTTATCCAGGGCAAGACGTATTTATAGATATGCGTACTGCCAATCCCAGTGGAGGGTATGCGCTGTTTGGAGCTTACACGGTTTCCTCCCAAAACGAAGGACTTGTTCTTTCAAATTTTCGTGGTGATAGTGGAGGAGACAGTGCATTGATTATGAGAGAAACGGCTTATGTAAGATTGGTAAATGCTGAAATAGAAGGTATGTCTAAAACTGGAAGCGGAACAGGAATGATTAGCAGTCATGGCGATTACTGGAAAATATTCGGAAATGAGATCCATAACAGCGGAGAGAATAAATTTTACCATGCAATTTATTGGAGCGATCAGGGGCACGACAATGAGATTGCTTGGAATTATGTTCACAATATCCGTGGCGGTAGGGGTCTGCAGACTTACGATGCTGGACCTGGTCCGTTTTATAATTATACGATTCATGATAATATATGGCATGACATTGATAGAGATGCAATGGGATTTGGAGGGCCAAGCACAACTGGTTTTAAAATCTACAATAACATTATCTATCGAACTGGACTAGGAACTGCACCGTATGGTGGAGGGGATGGAGGCAATGGCGGTTCAAGTGGAATCCGTTTTGGAACCTCGGGTACGGTAGCAGAGGTGTATAATAATACCCTGTTTGACAATCATTCATTCTCTGGGGCATTTTTTCTGGAATCATTTTCGAGTTTAACAATTAAAAACAATGTAATATTTGCCAACACCTGTAATAGAAATGATAGTTCGGGAAAAGACCCGGCTGACCCGGCTGGATGCACCGATAGCAACGGGCAATATTTCTATAACGATTTCGGTAAGGATACAAGTAAAATAACGGCAAGCAACAATGTTTGGTATTCATCTATTCAACCTCCAAGACAAGCTGCTCCGTCATGGGATACTAATCCAATAATACTCAACCCGCAATTTGTTGATCCAACCCAACCCGCCAGAAACTTCCACCTCCAACCAAGCAGCCCGGTCATCAACGTGGGGGCGCCTACTTCGATTACGAGGGATTTTGATGGAACAATAAGACCCCAAGGAAATGCTTTCGATATTGGCGCTTATGAATTTTGTGCATCCAACTGCCCTGTGGTTGATACTATTCCCCCAGGAATCCCGACAGGGTTCAATGTTACTGTAAAATAA
- a CDS encoding formyltransferase family protein, with product MKIVFVTQEDPFYIRIFFETFFNNYKNLYEIQGLIICRTMGKSITKLIKQMYGFYGPVDFFRIGLRYAKNKMLGALLGKIYFKTFFNIEHLCNYYKIKVIRCKNINDSEMIKRLNDMKVDVIVSVAAPQIFKEAILNVPKWGCINIHNAKLPKYRGMLPNFWAMYHNEKFSAITIHTMDQEVDRGKFLLQREFEINPHESLDMLIKRTKTLGALYLIEILENIKQGRVVFQEPEKTQTSYFSFPKSSDVKQFRSMGKRLL from the coding sequence ATGAAGATCGTTTTTGTCACCCAGGAGGATCCTTTTTATATCAGGATATTCTTTGAAACTTTTTTCAATAACTATAAGAACCTTTATGAAATTCAAGGTTTGATTATATGTAGAACAATGGGAAAGAGTATCACCAAATTGATAAAGCAGATGTATGGTTTTTATGGGCCGGTTGACTTTTTTCGGATAGGGTTACGGTACGCAAAAAATAAGATGTTGGGAGCATTGTTAGGGAAAATCTACTTTAAAACGTTTTTTAATATTGAGCACCTTTGCAATTATTATAAAATAAAAGTTATTCGCTGCAAAAATATTAACGATTCAGAGATGATAAAACGATTAAATGATATGAAGGTTGATGTGATTGTATCTGTTGCTGCCCCCCAAATATTTAAAGAAGCAATACTGAATGTTCCTAAATGGGGGTGCATTAATATACATAATGCGAAACTTCCAAAATATAGAGGAATGCTCCCAAATTTTTGGGCAATGTATCATAACGAAAAATTTTCGGCAATTACCATCCATACAATGGATCAGGAGGTGGATCGAGGGAAATTTTTATTACAAAGGGAATTTGAGATCAACCCACATGAATCGCTTGATATGCTCATCAAACGGACTAAAACTTTAGGTGCCCTTTACCTGATCGAAATATTGGAAAATATTAAGCAAGGAAGGGTTGTATTCCAGGAGCCGGAAAAGACCCAGACTTCCTATTTTTCCTTTCCTAAATCGAGCGATGTTAAACAATTCCGAAGTATGGGAAAACGCCTTTTATAG
- a CDS encoding glycosyltransferase family 2 protein encodes MASLFFWITLGLILYVYVGYTLSIFLFSIFVRNPVKKNDKYEPTVTLLITAYNEEKDIGKKLENAEDLEYPPSKIEILVASDGSTDRTDQIVNEYRRKYENIRLLRVEGRVGKTETQNQAVINAKGEIIVFSDATTEYRRDAIRKIVRNYADPTIGAVSGRYNYITKKGSAMGIATIFFWKYENFIKSCQTRIKTITGCCGCIYSVRRDLYEPLKRDIISDLVEPLKILEKGYRIAFEKEAIAFETTTEGSSEEFKMRIRVITRGMNGILHMRALLNPFKYGFVSFQLISHKVLRWLVPLLMIALFILNWFLLGPWFYNTTFYMQFSLYLLALAGWFIDKKGGKVRILSMPLYFCVVNIACLMGLFNILKGEKKSVWETVRKA; translated from the coding sequence ATGGCTTCCTTATTTTTTTGGATTACCTTGGGTCTGATCCTTTATGTCTATGTGGGGTATACACTCTCAATTTTCCTGTTTTCAATTTTTGTTCGAAATCCTGTTAAGAAAAATGATAAATATGAACCCACGGTAACCCTTTTGATTACAGCCTATAATGAAGAGAAAGATATTGGCAAAAAACTCGAAAACGCAGAAGATTTGGAATATCCTCCTTCTAAAATAGAAATTTTAGTTGCTTCGGATGGTTCAACGGACCGAACCGATCAGATTGTAAATGAATACCGTAGGAAGTATGAAAATATTAGATTGCTCCGGGTGGAGGGAAGGGTTGGTAAAACCGAAACCCAAAACCAAGCCGTTATAAATGCAAAGGGAGAGATTATTGTTTTTTCAGATGCAACAACGGAATATAGAAGAGATGCCATCCGGAAAATTGTTCGAAATTATGCGGATCCCACCATTGGGGCTGTCAGCGGGAGGTATAATTATATTACCAAAAAGGGGTCGGCAATGGGGATAGCAACTATATTTTTTTGGAAATATGAGAATTTCATTAAATCTTGCCAAACCCGCATTAAAACCATAACGGGTTGCTGTGGTTGTATTTATTCCGTCCGAAGGGATCTTTATGAACCGTTGAAAAGAGATATCATTAGCGATTTGGTGGAACCCTTAAAAATTCTTGAAAAAGGGTATCGAATCGCATTTGAAAAAGAAGCAATTGCATTTGAGACGACAACGGAGGGGTCCTCTGAGGAATTTAAAATGAGAATCAGAGTGATTACTCGGGGGATGAATGGCATTCTCCATATGCGAGCCTTGTTAAACCCCTTTAAATATGGGTTTGTTTCGTTCCAATTAATCTCACATAAGGTTCTGCGCTGGTTGGTTCCCCTTTTGATGATTGCATTATTTATCTTGAATTGGTTTTTATTGGGTCCCTGGTTTTACAATACCACTTTCTACATGCAATTCAGTTTATATCTATTGGCGCTTGCGGGATGGTTTATTGACAAAAAGGGAGGAAAAGTTAGGATTCTTTCCATGCCTCTTTATTTTTGTGTGGTGAATATTGCTTGTTTAATGGGCCTTTTTAATATTTTAAAGGGGGAGAAAAAGAGTGTTTGGGAAACAGTGAGGAAAGCATGA
- a CDS encoding EpsI family protein yields the protein MIQKWIIVIFLLGITALYVEFFPLGEGTPLRASFGLFPEALGNWTQTGQEETFENIVIIPDGVIFLRNFQDEKKNILSLYIGYWGKFRHGNNIFGGQNILPDKNWGLVHTSTKIVHSGKHSLRINQASFKKNNRFALVSYAFFLDSYGVVGKRSGRVKYALNAILNKRTDAALVKISSFYFMPEEFEKQKSLHRDFIQRMLPHLSEFFPYDL from the coding sequence GTGATTCAAAAGTGGATTATTGTAATTTTTTTATTAGGCATCACTGCCCTTTATGTTGAATTTTTCCCTTTGGGAGAGGGAACCCCGTTGAGGGCAAGTTTTGGACTTTTTCCTGAAGCATTGGGAAATTGGACCCAGACTGGTCAAGAAGAAACCTTTGAAAATATTGTAATCATTCCTGATGGTGTAATCTTTTTAAGAAATTTTCAAGACGAGAAAAAAAATATATTATCTTTATATATTGGTTATTGGGGTAAATTTAGACATGGGAATAATATATTTGGGGGACAAAACATTTTACCGGATAAAAATTGGGGTTTGGTCCACACCTCCACAAAGATTGTCCATTCGGGAAAACATTCATTAAGAATTAACCAGGCAAGTTTTAAAAAAAATAATCGCTTTGCACTGGTTTCATATGCTTTTTTCCTTGATTCTTATGGTGTGGTGGGGAAGAGATCAGGGAGAGTTAAATATGCATTAAACGCAATATTGAATAAAAGAACTGATGCTGCTTTAGTTAAAATTTCTTCCTTTTATTTCATGCCTGAAGAGTTTGAAAAACAAAAATCACTTCACCGGGATTTTATTCAAAGAATGCTTCCCCACCTTTCGGAATTTTTCCCTTATGATTTGTAA
- the xrt gene encoding exosortase, with translation MTILLIWLFYPLGGALFFEWRSDPEFSHGFLIPIVSVYLIWIHREKIASLLYEYENNKTSSLSVLYLFSGLSLFIWGKFLDQIFIEGIGMVTILLGIIYVLYGFTMLKALLFPISYLVFMLPIPYFINYFVANQLKFFIAGSSSFILGLAQIPVFLEGHVIHLSSLSLEIVEACSGMQTIISFLAISSVFAYLGYHSNYIRTLFILLAIPLAIAANILRISAIGFISYYFNNDIADGFHGYAWTFVILIGIVGFFAIDRVIKKCFFYVPLKFSLKGQ, from the coding sequence ATGACAATTCTTTTAATTTGGTTATTTTATCCTCTGGGGGGGGCACTATTTTTTGAGTGGAGAAGTGATCCGGAGTTCTCTCATGGATTTTTGATTCCAATCGTATCGGTATACCTAATTTGGATCCATCGGGAAAAAATTGCTTCCCTTCTTTATGAATATGAAAATAATAAAACAAGTTCCCTTAGCGTTTTGTATCTTTTTAGTGGTTTGTCGCTTTTTATATGGGGAAAATTTCTTGACCAGATTTTTATCGAAGGAATTGGGATGGTAACAATTCTATTAGGAATAATTTACGTACTTTATGGATTTACCATGTTAAAGGCACTTTTATTCCCCATTTCCTATTTGGTTTTTATGTTACCCATTCCATATTTCATTAATTATTTTGTCGCAAATCAACTAAAGTTTTTTATTGCGGGAAGTTCAAGTTTCATATTAGGTTTGGCCCAGATCCCAGTTTTTTTAGAAGGACATGTGATTCATCTATCATCACTTTCTTTAGAAATCGTAGAAGCATGTAGTGGAATGCAGACCATCATATCCTTTCTTGCCATTAGTTCGGTGTTTGCTTATTTAGGGTACCATTCCAATTATATTCGAACCCTTTTTATTCTTTTGGCAATACCGCTTGCGATCGCCGCAAATATTCTAAGAATTTCGGCCATCGGGTTTATTTCCTATTATTTTAATAATGATATCGCAGATGGGTTTCATGGCTATGCGTGGACTTTTGTTATTTTAATTGGCATTGTTGGTTTCTTCGCCATTGATCGGGTAATAAAAAAATGTTTTTTTTACGTCCCGCTTAAATTTTCCTTAAAGGGCCAGTAA
- a CDS encoding glycosyltransferase family 4 protein — translation MINRLGERGHEIHVISRGKKNLPLMESFSYGEIHRVYFKLSEFLDVRFRWLSYPIFFNPFWIYKTYKVLTHYSVDLIVVRDLPLALMVGVLGKFLKKPVVLDMAENYPAALIAYGNPRYKPFLFLNGWLPRTYEHFALKFMKHILVVAEEQKTRLIKMGFSEDRISCILNTPNLNLFLDKKEKIQGDNFNGDELNPCILYVGKIDKHRGVKILIQAMLKVLKEFPNAILRVVGDGTEKRNLINCAEKMGIKDSVHFEGWVNFSLIPNIIKKSSVCTIPHSRSEHTDTTIPNKIFDYMAMGKPVVVSDCLPLQRIVQEEKCGVIFKNGDSNDLGEKIIQLLRDESRVGYGINGKKAVEMKYNWKVDSEKLIKTLDRFFSKKL, via the coding sequence ATGATAAACCGGTTAGGTGAGCGGGGCCATGAGATCCATGTGATCTCTCGAGGGAAAAAGAATTTGCCGTTAATGGAGTCTTTTTCCTATGGGGAAATCCACCGTGTCTATTTTAAATTGTCAGAATTTTTGGATGTAAGGTTTAGATGGTTGTCCTATCCTATATTTTTTAACCCTTTTTGGATTTACAAAACCTATAAAGTCCTTACCCACTATTCGGTGGATTTGATCGTTGTTCGAGATCTTCCCTTGGCCCTTATGGTGGGGGTCCTGGGTAAATTTTTAAAAAAGCCTGTTGTCCTAGACATGGCTGAGAATTATCCCGCGGCTCTGATTGCCTATGGTAACCCCAGATATAAGCCTTTTCTCTTTTTGAATGGGTGGTTACCCCGAACCTATGAACATTTTGCTTTAAAGTTCATGAAACATATTCTTGTTGTTGCGGAAGAACAAAAGACTCGATTGATTAAAATGGGTTTTTCGGAGGATAGGATTTCATGCATTTTGAACACACCTAATTTAAATTTGTTTCTGGATAAAAAAGAAAAGATTCAAGGAGATAATTTTAATGGAGACGAATTGAACCCATGCATTTTGTATGTTGGGAAAATTGATAAACATCGAGGGGTAAAGATTTTGATCCAGGCGATGCTTAAAGTATTAAAAGAGTTTCCAAATGCGATTTTGCGGGTTGTTGGGGATGGAACAGAGAAACGGAATTTAATAAACTGTGCGGAAAAAATGGGAATAAAGGATTCTGTTCATTTTGAAGGGTGGGTTAATTTTTCTCTCATTCCAAATATAATTAAAAAAAGCAGTGTTTGCACGATCCCTCATTCACGGAGTGAGCATACGGATACTACGATTCCAAATAAAATTTTTGATTACATGGCCATGGGCAAGCCCGTTGTGGTTTCCGATTGCCTCCCCCTTCAAAGGATCGTTCAAGAAGAAAAGTGCGGCGTTATTTTTAAAAACGGTGATAGTAATGATTTAGGTGAAAAAATAATTCAATTACTGCGGGACGAGTCCAGAGTTGGTTATGGAATAAACGGGAAAAAAGCTGTGGAAATGAAATATAATTGGAAAGTTGATTCAGAGAAACTTATTAAAACTTTAGATAGGTTTTTTTCTAAAAAATTATGA
- a CDS encoding polysaccharide deacetylase family protein yields MIIPILMYHEIVQKEISVHPYAVSKDKFLRQLDFLKSSGYQTILLEELFQIIKKDGFGPEKKIVITFDDTQLSNYTLALPLLKSYGFSGEFFIATQFIGKGKDLLEENHIKEMAKNQMSIQSHTHTHRFLNDLAPDQIYEELEKSKDILQDITGKKVSFFSCPGGRFTESVLEISKKMGYKAVCVSLPRVKWRSGKFPILGRLIVSENTDFPTFEKMVKLEKKYIIKKEVEYTMKNAIKSLIGNDLYHRLWKLTKDESSQKSREEK; encoded by the coding sequence ATGATTATTCCTATTTTAATGTATCATGAGATTGTGCAAAAAGAAATTAGTGTACACCCTTATGCCGTTTCAAAGGATAAATTTTTAAGGCAACTTGATTTTTTAAAATCTAGCGGGTATCAAACGATTCTTTTAGAAGAATTATTCCAAATTATAAAAAAGGATGGATTTGGTCCTGAAAAAAAAATAGTCATCACTTTTGATGATACACAACTGAGTAACTATACCTTAGCTCTTCCTTTATTAAAAAGCTATGGGTTTTCTGGGGAATTTTTTATTGCCACACAATTCATTGGGAAAGGAAAGGATTTACTCGAAGAAAACCATATTAAGGAAATGGCAAAGAATCAAATGTCTATTCAATCTCATACTCATACCCACAGATTTCTGAATGATTTAGCACCAGATCAGATCTACGAAGAACTGGAAAAATCAAAAGATATTTTACAAGATATTACCGGGAAGAAGGTATCTTTTTTTTCCTGTCCCGGTGGCCGGTTCACTGAATCTGTTTTGGAAATTTCCAAAAAGATGGGTTACAAAGCAGTATGTGTATCTTTGCCAAGGGTAAAATGGAGAAGCGGCAAATTTCCTATTTTAGGGAGATTAATCGTTTCAGAAAATACCGATTTTCCTACTTTTGAGAAAATGGTCAAATTGGAAAAAAAGTATATTATAAAAAAGGAAGTAGAGTACACAATGAAAAATGCCATAAAGAGTCTTATTGGAAATGACCTTTATCATAGACTATGGAAATTGACCAAAGATGAGTCCTCTCAAAAATCAAGAGAAGAGAAATAA
- a CDS encoding prenyltransferase/squalene oxidase repeat-containing protein, whose protein sequence is MNLKGLITCFLIEQGIRKTERNLFNFGRIKAAIDWLSTAQDATDDDGVSLRYSLIFGWSPSYPETTGYIIPTFLNYARLTGSNEYLDRAFRMGDWEISIQNKDGSFFGGPWGSRLGKFVFDTGQIVFGLIRLYTHGKDEKYLEAAQKASDWLVSVQDKDGSWSTYTYNNIPHSYYSRVAWALAQMFILTKKPVYKEASQKNIEWVLKNQNTNGWFDKTGFKLATHTYPYTHTIAYTIRGILETGEILKEEQYINRAITSASQLLHSMNSDGSFSATFGPNWETGSKFSCLTGNAQISIIFLRLFEIIGDKKFFVGARKINNFLKERQLLSIQDPRIRGAIAGSHPIWGGYQRFAFPNWATKFFADALMLEEKLAK, encoded by the coding sequence ATGAATCTTAAAGGCCTTATAACATGTTTTTTAATTGAACAAGGTATTAGAAAAACCGAGAGAAATTTATTTAATTTTGGCCGAATTAAGGCTGCGATCGATTGGTTGTCCACTGCTCAAGATGCCACCGATGACGATGGCGTTTCCCTAAGGTATTCTTTAATTTTTGGATGGTCTCCATCATACCCGGAAACAACAGGGTATATCATTCCGACGTTTTTAAATTATGCCCGGTTGACGGGTTCCAATGAATATTTGGATCGAGCCTTTAGAATGGGGGATTGGGAGATTTCCATCCAAAACAAGGATGGTTCATTTTTTGGAGGGCCTTGGGGGTCCCGGTTAGGGAAATTTGTTTTTGATACCGGGCAGATTGTTTTTGGATTAATCCGATTATATACCCATGGGAAGGATGAAAAATATCTTGAAGCAGCACAGAAAGCAAGTGATTGGTTAGTCAGTGTCCAGGATAAGGATGGGTCCTGGAGTACTTATACATATAACAATATTCCCCACTCATATTATTCCCGCGTAGCTTGGGCATTGGCTCAAATGTTTATCCTAACAAAAAAACCAGTTTACAAGGAGGCTTCGCAGAAGAATATTGAATGGGTCCTTAAAAATCAAAATACCAATGGATGGTTTGATAAAACCGGTTTCAAACTGGCCACCCATACCTATCCCTATACCCATACCATTGCCTATACGATACGAGGGATTCTTGAAACAGGAGAAATTTTAAAGGAAGAACAATATATAAATCGCGCTATTACGTCGGCTTCCCAATTACTTCATTCCATGAATTCTGACGGTTCTTTTTCGGCCACTTTTGGCCCTAACTGGGAAACTGGGTCTAAATTCTCTTGTTTAACAGGGAATGCCCAAATATCCATTATTTTCCTCCGGCTTTTTGAAATAATTGGAGATAAAAAATTTTTTGTTGGGGCAAGGAAAATTAATAATTTTCTAAAGGAGCGACAGCTATTGTCCATTCAAGATCCCAGAATAAGAGGGGCGATTGCAGGATCCCACCCGATCTGGGGCGGGTACCAGCGATTTGCATTTCCGAATTGGGCGACAAAGTTTTTCGCTGATGCTCTTATGTTAGAAGAAAAATTAGCTAAATAA
- a CDS encoding glycosyltransferase, with protein sequence MAYKVLHLCSSLGIFGGETILLSLAQEGPVLGFKPIIGVLRNSKNPHTEIAERAHEKGIENVIFPCEGRLDIRSIREIRKFLLEQKVDIIHSHDYKSDFYALLASYWLKVHRLATCHNWNTFNQKLKWYSRIDKYLLRFFDSIIAVSPLVKEELVKYGIKQNKIQIINNGVNLNEYESQAWVDKNLLRNQLGVPKECTIVGCVGRLSPEKGFENFIRAAKIVVHEYPKTCFLIIGEGPEKENLHGLSLSLGIAENTFFAGLRKDVATLYKIMDVFVITSLYEGLPMVLLEAMASKKPIVSTRVGAIPQLIEDKFNGLLVDPGNVVELADSIKFLISDKEQAQLFSERGYGKVFKEFSSRIMAENYEKSYQQLLKSNPGSN encoded by the coding sequence ATGGCATACAAGGTTTTGCACTTATGCAGCAGCTTAGGTATATTTGGCGGTGAGACTATCCTGTTGTCCCTTGCCCAAGAAGGCCCTGTTCTTGGATTTAAACCCATTATTGGCGTCCTAAGAAATTCTAAAAATCCTCATACAGAAATTGCTGAAAGGGCTCACGAAAAAGGAATTGAAAACGTGATTTTCCCTTGTGAGGGAAGATTGGATATAAGGAGTATACGTGAGATTCGCAAGTTTCTCCTAGAGCAAAAGGTTGATATTATTCATTCCCATGATTATAAATCGGATTTTTATGCCCTGTTGGCATCATATTGGTTAAAGGTGCATCGATTAGCGACATGTCATAATTGGAACACCTTCAACCAAAAGCTTAAGTGGTATTCTCGTATAGACAAATATTTGTTGCGATTTTTTGATTCAATAATAGCCGTATCGCCGTTAGTGAAGGAAGAACTGGTGAAATACGGAATTAAACAAAATAAAATCCAAATAATAAATAATGGGGTTAATCTTAACGAATATGAATCTCAGGCCTGGGTGGATAAAAACCTCCTCCGAAATCAACTTGGGGTTCCAAAGGAATGTACAATTGTGGGATGTGTGGGAAGGTTATCTCCTGAAAAAGGGTTTGAAAACTTTATACGTGCTGCAAAGATCGTCGTTCATGAGTACCCAAAGACATGTTTCCTCATAATAGGTGAAGGTCCTGAAAAGGAGAATTTGCATGGTTTAAGTTTATCATTGGGAATTGCCGAAAATACATTTTTTGCAGGATTAAGGAAGGATGTGGCAACACTTTATAAGATTATGGACGTTTTTGTTATTACATCCCTATATGAAGGATTACCAATGGTTTTGCTTGAAGCCATGGCCTCTAAAAAACCGATTGTATCTACAAGAGTAGGGGCAATTCCTCAGCTCATCGAGGATAAATTTAATGGGCTGTTAGTGGACCCTGGAAATGTGGTTGAATTAGCGGATTCAATAAAATTTCTCATTTCCGATAAAGAACAAGCCCAATTATTTTCAGAAAGGGGTTATGGAAAAGTATTTAAAGAATTTTCCTCGCGAATAATGGCAGAAAATTACGAGAAGAGTTACCAACAATTGCTGAAATCAAACCCAGGTTCCAATTAA